Genomic segment of Haloarcula sp. CBA1129:
ATCGAAGGCCGACAGTACGGCTGGTCGTATTCCGCTCTGCTGAATTGATTAGAACATTGTAGGAGCCAGTCATCAGGTGCGGACCAGAGCGTGATTGTATCTTAGTCGCTTTTAATGGTTTCCTCAGGGAGCAGTATCTCGGGTCGTTGACGGCAATCTGCAGCCCGTGCGAACGCTCTAATTCGATCCCACTCGTCGGGTGTGAGGTTGCTATCCATAATTGACAACTACCTGTTTGGAAGCTTAATATTTTATGAATTTAGACGAAATAAATAGTGGTTAAGGGGAAGCAACGAGGACACTCACCAATAAAGAATCATATTAATACAGGTCCACAAAGTGGGTGGTTGACTTTTTGTATAGACCAACCTCAGGAAACCCCTACGACACCTTCTTGAGACCGGTCAAATCCCAGACTTGACACACCAGATTTCGAGTGAAACACCATCGCTATCTGGTGGTTTTCTCCGGAAACAGTGGTGTGTGCCAATTCTTCAGCAATCGGTCGCCCAGACTGAGAGTTTTTTGAACCCCCAGCCGGGTGAGGGGTGCTCCAGCGAGAGCGTCCTGAAAAGAACCATGGCTTCGAAGACGACCAACAGCAGTCAGACCGGAGAACAGGCAGAACCCAGTGAATCGCAGTCGTTCCCAGAGTTGACAGTCCAAGCCGAAGGGACCGCAGACCGACTTCGGCGAGTCAATGAAACCGGGAGGGCCGATTGTCTCGAAACAGTCGAAGTTGAGCTTGCTGTCGAGTACGACATCGAGTCCTGCGACGAGTGGCGCAGTCTCATCGACCCGGACTATATGCAACAAAGACGGACCGTTGAGAAGGGCACGGTCATCGACGACTTGCTCGACAGGCTCGAAGGACACTACCGCCGGCAATCGTCCTCAAGGTTCCAAGCCCCGGACTGGAACCTCACGGTGATCGGCTCGGCGACCGCCTAGAGACGTCTCTTCATGGAGTGTACGCAACTGCGTGGCTCAGATCTTGACCGTGCCGACAAAGGCACTCTTCGTCTCAAGCAGTTGCTCGCCACAGACCTTGCAGACACAGGCGCAGCGCTGGCTGCCCTCGAACTCATCAACCAGTACGGCCTCGACGCGTCACCGGACAGCTTCATCGAAGAAGTCGCAGACGGCACAGGCTGCGAGTAGCCAGCTCACGCCCAGTCTCGGCTGCATTCGTTTTCTGTGACCCTCATGGCTGGAGTTTAAATACGATGACGAACGCAACCAAGCGTGTGACTGATCGGAATCCTGAATACGACCCCGCAGACATTCGAGGTGCAGCGAGTTCTGACCCTGAAACACGGGAAAACGGGCGGGAACGGGTCCTCAAATCCACCGGCTATCCCAGTCAGACAGAGGATGAGACTCGCACCTGTTCGACCTGCGGACAGGAGATTCCACAAGATAACCGCCAGTGTCCGTTCTGCGCTCAAACCGGTGTCTCAGAGATTCCTTCCGGCGATCAGGATAGCAGCCCACTTGGGGAGTGGACGTTCGGCCGGGTCGTACTCGCACTCGTCGAAGCGAACACTACCTTCCACGCACGAGCACTGGGCGCTGCGGCCTTCTCCGTGTCCAGTAGCATCGCGAGTGGCGAGGATACCTCTCACGGCACGGTGAAGTGTCGAGCGGCCTTTGGCACCGAGCCAGCCTCCAATCTCACTCAGGGCTGGCCCGACCTGCCGACTGAAACCACGATCGACGAGGAAACTGGACAGGCGCTCTTGGAGACAGCCGACGAGCAGACCGATTGGGACGGCGACGTCCAGCCACGGATCTATCTCGAGGACGGGACACCAATCACCGACCGCTCGGAGTTCCAGCGCCTCACAGAGGAGTTCCGACAGGACGATGGGACGTACTGGCTTGTGCCCGGCGTCGTACAGCGCCACCAGGCGAGAGCCGAACCGGAGATAGTTGGTATCGGGTTTTACTGTCGGCAGTGTGGCGCCGTGACGGGACACGAATCCCACGGGTTCGATGGCTTCGAGTGCCATCCCCATCTCGACCGTATGATCTGGACCTGTAGAGAGTGTGGACAGCACCGACACGAGCCCGAGCAGGAGGGTGACACGGAGGAGGTTACGGGCTATGAGCACCTTCCCGACGGCGTCTCACCCGAGGACATCCACGGCGACGAGCCAGACTTCCAGGAGCAAGAGTTCCAAGACCAGATCAGTGCCTATCGCGAGCGGAACGGATTCCTCCCGTGGGAGCGGTAACTGCCGTGTCGAGATAGCAGTCAGTCTGGCCAGCGTGTCATAGAAACAGTCACAGCCGATTTACTCCGGTCAACTTGAAATATTGAAATAGATATGGTTACGGAAGGCAGTGCAAGACACAGAGAGTGTATGCAGCACTGATCGATTACGTCGGTGATTAACTCGGAATGACTTCTGCCTATGTAACTCAGATCCTCACAATAGTGTCTTATGTGTGGGGATTGTACATTATTTTTGATGAGGGATTCTAAATTAGCGCTGACTCGGAGCTGTACGGTAATTAGTGATAGAGAGTTCGAGAAAGACGGGGACCAGACGCTCACGGAGGCGTTTGTCAATGCAATTGCTGAGGCTGAAGGCGTTGCCCCAACTGAACTGCCGCCATTGTACGAGTCGGTAGATTTTGACGCACTTACTCAGTTGATGGAACCACCCGATGAAGCTATTGATGGGAATGTGATCATGGCATTGCGGATCGGCAAGTGGAACGTATTCGTGAGTGCCAACGGCCGCATTCGTGTCTGTGACGCGACCATAGAGACCGACCCCGAATCGATCTTCGAGGATGAGCCGGTATAGATTACGTGATATCCCTTCGCAGTAGTCCTTTCTATGTATCGAACGCTCTCTTCGCACGCTATTTGACCAGAAAGTCGTGCAAGACTTGTGCCCTATATCTTGCACGCGACTCTTGGCAAGACCCAGCCAAACAGACTGTGCGAAGCCATCTATGACACGTTCGTCACTCTGGCAGTAGCCGATCCAAAACGACACTTGTCCCGTCCTCGGTCCGGGGCACTGTATTCTCCAGCAAGTGCTCATCAGTTTCGTCGACGTCGAGAATACCAGTTTCGACGATCCGGGGGCCGTCTTCTCTCTCACCGGTGAGGGTCAGGCACAGCTGACCGTCGACCTTCCCGCCGACGACCGAGATCGCCGCAACGTCATCGGGAAACGAGACGGTTGTCCAACCATCGGGTTTCCGAACCCGCAACTCGGTCATTAGTTCTTTTTCTCTCGGCAAACAGCATCAACGCTCCGTCTGGGTCAAGACGTATTTTCTGACTCCCTCGTGGCTGGAGGACATCATCTTGAGTGACACAGAATCGCCTTCGTTTGAGGAGTATGACTTCAACCACGGTGACCGCGTTCGCGTCGACTGGACGGACGGACAGGGACCACTCGACGAGGTCGTGGGCACTGTCTCAGGAATCTCGCGCAGCGCCGGCGACGTGATCGTCGCTGTCGAGGCCGACGACGATCAGTATCCGGACAACTCGCTCTACTACGGTACTCACGACGCCGCTCCCGAGTGGGTCGAATTGCTAGAGCAATCCTAGTCTGACGGCGGCCCCCTCCAAAGAGAGCCGTCAGCAGAGAGTTATGGCGCAACAGTACTGGTATTTGTCGGCGGTGCTGACTGTTTGATATGGCCGAGCGATAGCTGGGGCTGTGGTTTCAGATGCAGGTCGTGGTAAGGCGCTCGCTCGTCCGTCGTCGACGTCCATTACGGTTCGATGCGAGCGATAAAGTCCACATTTGGTTCGTCTACAAGTGACGCCACCAGTACTACAGCTGCGGCTGGTCAACGACGACGGTGCCACAGCGGGGACAAAGCAGGCGGTCGCGCTGAACAGAATCGTCCATGATCCAGTCACTGCCGATTGGGCTGGCGTGCTCGCAGGTCGGACAGAACAGCGCTGCTTTTGAAAATTGCTTCCTCGCCACGGGGTCAGAGTGAGCTAACCAACGATCAAGAGCGATTGTGTAGTTGTTGGTTAGTCCAGTGTCGGTCAGACGTAGGACATCAACCGAGCCTGCTGGGCCTCGTCGGGATCAGGGACGAGGTCGTAGCGCTCCAGTGTCGATTCAGAGCCATCCTGATCCTGTTTGAGCCCTTCGAAAACGAGTTCGGGGGAGACTTCCAGCGTGTGGATGTACGAACGGCCACCCGCCCGGCCGAGGTTGCGCTCGTCACGCTCAAGCAAGCCATAAAGGCGGATCGAGTCCAGGAAGTCGTTGACTCGACGCTTCGAGCGGGGTTCGTAGCCACACACCTCACAAATATTCTCATAGACCTGGTAGATGTTCTTCGCACGGGGAGAGGCCTCGTCGTCGATATTGAGGAAGGCCGTCGCGAGCAACGCGAGTTTCATCTGTGAGGTGAGCTGTTCGCGAACGATTGTGAGGACGCGCTGTTCCTCAACGCGGCTGCCAGCCTCTTCGACGTGGGCTTTAGTGACCTGCCCGGCATCGTGTTTGCGTGCGATATTCCCAGCCGTCTCAAGCAGATCGAGGGCCTCGCGAGCGTCGCCCTGTTCTTGGGCGGCCCGGGCGGCACACAGTTGGATCACACCCTCGTCGATAATCCCGTCCCGGAACACGAGATCGCCGTAGTGCTGGAGGATATCAGTGAGTTCGGTGGCATCGTAGGGCGAAAAGAAAATTTCGTACTCACAGAGCGTGCTCTTGACCCGCGGGTCCAGCGAGTCTTTGAACATATGGTTGTTCGAGATGCCGATGACACCGACGCGGGTGTCCTCCAGTGACCCCATCTTGCGAGCTCTAGGGAACTCATACAGGAGTTTGTCGTTGTCCGCACCGAGCATATCGATTTCGTCTAAAACAACGACGACATCGCCCTCGAGGTCGTCGAGTTCGTCGTACAGTGTCGACCAGAGGAAGCCCTTTGTCGGTCCCTGTTCGGGGACCTGATCGTCTGGGGGCCGGAGCTGGTTAACGAGCGAGATGAGGACACTGAAGATACTGTCGTCCTTGTTGCAGTTGATTTCGAGTATCGTCACCGGGACATCGTGCTGGGCGGCTTCGGCGCGGAGGAACTGCATCATTTTCTTCGTGACGACGGTCTTGCCGTTGCCCGTTTGCCCGTAGATGAAGACGTTGTTCGGGCCGAACCCTTCGATGACATCCTGCAGGGCTTCAGAATAGCGGCTGACTTCGTCTTCGCGACAGAGAATCGTCTCGGGGGTATAATCCTCATCGAGAGGCCGCTTATCGGCGAAGATTTTCCCAGGCTCGTCAAAC
This window contains:
- a CDS encoding HalOD1 output domain-containing protein, with the translated sequence MRDSKLALTRSCTVISDREFEKDGDQTLTEAFVNAIAEAEGVAPTELPPLYESVDFDALTQLMEPPDEAIDGNVIMALRIGKWNVFVSANGRIRVCDATIETDPESIFEDEPV
- a CDS encoding Cdc6/Cdc18 family protein is translated as MDSPFDEPGKIFADKRPLDEDYTPETILCREDEVSRYSEALQDVIEGFGPNNVFIYGQTGNGKTVVTKKMMQFLRAEAAQHDVPVTILEINCNKDDSIFSVLISLVNQLRPPDDQVPEQGPTKGFLWSTLYDELDDLEGDVVVVLDEIDMLGADNDKLLYEFPRARKMGSLEDTRVGVIGISNNHMFKDSLDPRVKSTLCEYEIFFSPYDATELTDILQHYGDLVFRDGIIDEGVIQLCAARAAQEQGDAREALDLLETAGNIARKHDAGQVTKAHVEEAGSRVEEQRVLTIVREQLTSQMKLALLATAFLNIDDEASPRAKNIYQVYENICEVCGYEPRSKRRVNDFLDSIRLYGLLERDERNLGRAGGRSYIHTLEVSPELVFEGLKQDQDGSESTLERYDLVPDPDEAQQARLMSYV